The following is a genomic window from Chryseobacterium ginsenosidimutans.
AAAGTAATCCTTTACACCCAATACTTCCAAATATATTTAACAAGAAATACTAAGCAAAATGCCAATTGTGGGAAAGTATATAACTTAATTATCTGATATGTTTTATATTACAGCATTTTATATACTTATCCACATTATTCGAATTGGGTTTAAATGTCTTAAATATTGATTTTATACTGTTTAAAATGTGATTGAAAGGCTTCTTATTATACAGCTTATATAAGCTAAAGATGAGAGGTGATCTTCGGTTTATGAGAAATTGATAGATTTATAGAAAAAACTGAAGAAATGATTTTAAAACTATTGTCTATATAATATAGTATGCCATAGCCCCGATAGGAACGACATCCTTTTTTTTGCTTGGGATTGAGGAAGGGCAAAAAAAGATATAGTGGATAGCGGGATTAAGCTTCTAAAAAAAGTGGTGGAGAATGAAAGTTTAAAATAATTGTGGATATTTTTTGAAATTGCTCCGTCGATTAAAGAAATCGCTTGACAAGCATCTTATATGTATAGTAACCTATTAAACAACCAATGGTGTCTGCAACAATATCTAAAGTTTCCATGGATCTACCCAAACCCATTTCTTCCTGGAGGATCTCTGTAAGGAATGCATATATAAGAATGATCTGAATAAAGTAAGAAAATTTGATTTTCGGGAAAGCAGCAATGAAACAGAAACCCAGTGCTGCAAATATGCTTAGGTGTAACACCTTATCAATACCGCTGAACATGAACCAATACTCATTGTTTTCTTCACCCGGCTTGAGAAGCATATAAGTAAGAAATGCCCAATAGATGGGCAATATCTTACTAAATATTTTTGAAATTTTATCCAATGAGAGCCTGGTATTCTTCAGCAGAAAGCAATTCTGAATGATCAGCACCTTCAGCGATCTCCAATTTGATGATCCATCCGTTTCCATAAGGATCTGTATTCAACAATTCGGGCTGATCTTCTAATCCTGAATTAAATTCAATAACTTTTCCTGCGATTGGCAAGAATAAGTCTGAAACTGTTTTTACAGCTTCTACACTTCCAAAAACTGCTGCTCCTTCCAAATCATCATCCACAGTATCTACATCTACATAAACGATATCTCCAAGCTCGCCCTGTGCGAAGTCTGTAATACCGATTGTAGCAACGTTACCTTCGATTTTAATCCATTCGTGATCTTTAGTGTACTTTAATTCTGATGGTGTGTTCATTTTTAATTTTTTATTTCTACAAATGTATTCAAAATTCTACAAGGTTCAAATATCGGATATAAAAAATGTCCCTCAAAAATTGAAGGACATTTAAATTTATTTTAGTTCTAATTAAAAACCACCTGAGTCTCCGAATGTAAACGTTGCAGAAATACCTGCTCTTATCGTTGACAATGGGAAGGCTGTTGAGATCTTATACTTTGAAGTCATCTGCTCGTAGAATACTCTTAAGTTTAAGTTTTCTGAAACATTGTAATCTGCAGAAATCTTAATGTTCATCAATCTCTGACCTCCGGTAATCTGAGAATCGTCTAACAAGATATTTGTAATACTTGTTTTACTGTCTCTCAATGAGAAGTCTCCTCTGATATTAAGATCACTTCCTTTTCCTTTCCCTTTTCCTCTCACATTGTTGGTTCCTAATCTAAAGTTTCTGATAATATACCCCACTCTCACTACATATTCACTGTTTGAATCTTCTGTTAAGGTATGGTTTACCAATCCTAATAATAGCGTTCTTAGTCTGTTGTACTGAATACCAAACTGTACGTTATTCCTCATCGTCATATCTACCC
Proteins encoded in this region:
- a CDS encoding VanZ family protein — protein: MPIYWAFLTYMLLKPGEENNEYWFMFSGIDKVLHLSIFAALGFCFIAAFPKIKFSYFIQIILIYAFLTEILQEEMGLGRSMETLDIVADTIGCLIGYYTYKMLVKRFL
- the gcvH gene encoding glycine cleavage system protein GcvH — translated: MNTPSELKYTKDHEWIKIEGNVATIGITDFAQGELGDIVYVDVDTVDDDLEGAAVFGSVEAVKTVSDLFLPIAGKVIEFNSGLEDQPELLNTDPYGNGWIIKLEIAEGADHSELLSAEEYQALIG